One genomic segment of Actinoplanes ianthinogenes includes these proteins:
- a CDS encoding DUF5990 family protein, translating to MRIRIEGRELPQSPELRLNNVHVGMQRRSEVVGRVSVTENDAVWELEVAGREVDGLLDVGGPWVHGPPGARFLYLSWGAVHGADFVMFRRAKLMFGDVPTELLRDAFDEKGVLVGRLSLTDPAGDPRCARVRPPVISWTLE from the coding sequence GTGCGGATCCGGATCGAGGGGCGGGAGCTTCCACAGTCGCCGGAGCTGCGGCTGAACAACGTGCACGTCGGGATGCAGCGGCGCTCCGAGGTGGTCGGCCGCGTCTCGGTGACCGAGAATGACGCGGTCTGGGAGCTCGAGGTCGCCGGGCGGGAGGTCGACGGGCTGCTCGACGTGGGCGGGCCGTGGGTGCACGGGCCGCCGGGGGCGCGGTTCCTCTATCTGAGCTGGGGCGCGGTGCACGGGGCGGACTTCGTGATGTTCCGGCGGGCCAAGCTGATGTTCGGGGACGTGCCGACAGAGCTGCTGCGGGACGCCTTCGACGAGAAGGGCGTGCTGGTCGGGCGGCTGTCGCTGACCGACCCGGCGGGGGATCCGCGCTGCGCGCGGGTCCGGCCGCCGGTGATCAGCTGGACGCTGGAATGA
- a CDS encoding zinc-binding dehydrogenase, producing the protein MTTMRAIVLTGPGPAGNLRVQVRPVPEPPPGWVRIRVHAFGLNRSELHLRLGFAENARFPIVPGIEATGVVDLDPDGVLPPGRQVAAMMGGMGRAFDGGYAEYVVVPRAQVIPFRSALPREVLGAVPETLQTAYGSLTTGLDLRAGQTLLIRGGTSALGYAAAALAKDRGATVLATTRQPARLAELAEHGVDHPILDDGAVAARVREIVPDGVHAALELVGTPTLPDTLAATRVHGTVCFAGMLADEWIVKDFYPIAYLPTGVRLTSYSGDATDLPAEVLQRTLDRLADGSLSLGPITPYPLDRIAAAHHDIETGAVSGKVIGVIPDAG; encoded by the coding sequence ATGACGACGATGCGAGCGATCGTGCTGACCGGTCCCGGTCCCGCCGGCAACCTTCGGGTCCAGGTGCGGCCGGTGCCCGAGCCACCGCCCGGCTGGGTGCGGATCCGGGTGCACGCCTTCGGCCTCAACCGCTCCGAGCTGCACCTAAGGCTGGGGTTCGCGGAGAACGCCCGGTTCCCGATCGTCCCGGGCATCGAGGCGACCGGGGTGGTCGACCTCGACCCGGACGGGGTTCTGCCACCCGGTCGGCAGGTGGCCGCGATGATGGGCGGGATGGGCCGGGCCTTCGACGGCGGGTACGCGGAGTACGTGGTGGTGCCCCGCGCCCAGGTCATCCCGTTCCGGTCGGCGCTGCCCCGGGAGGTGCTCGGTGCGGTGCCGGAGACGTTGCAGACCGCGTACGGTTCGCTGACCACCGGCCTGGACCTGCGCGCCGGGCAGACGCTGCTGATCCGCGGCGGCACGTCGGCGCTCGGCTACGCGGCCGCCGCCCTGGCGAAAGATCGCGGCGCGACCGTGCTGGCCACCACCCGGCAGCCGGCGCGCCTCGCCGAGCTGGCGGAACACGGCGTCGACCACCCGATCCTGGACGACGGGGCGGTCGCAGCCCGGGTGCGCGAGATCGTGCCGGACGGGGTGCACGCCGCGCTCGAGCTGGTCGGCACCCCCACACTGCCGGACACCCTCGCGGCGACCCGGGTGCACGGCACGGTCTGCTTCGCCGGCATGCTGGCCGACGAGTGGATCGTGAAGGACTTCTATCCGATCGCCTACCTGCCGACCGGCGTGCGGCTGACCTCCTACAGCGGCGACGCGACGGACCTGCCGGCCGAGGTGCTCCAGCGCACCCTGGACCGGCTCGCCGACGGCTCGCTGTCGCTGGGCCCGATCACGCCCTACCCCCTCGACCGCATCGCCGCCGCCCACCACGACATCGAAACCGGCGCCGTCAGCGGCAAGGTCATCGGCGTCATCCCCGACGCCGGCTGA
- a CDS encoding putative bifunctional diguanylate cyclase/phosphodiesterase produces the protein MRTPTLADLAVPAPLTAPDTPMGEVEAVLRADPGLLGVVTAVDGEFYLVDRGFLDFVLAGRLGYGRALLHRKPLRGLLRRPALTLPAATGWSEAARAAMARPDAFTTIPVIVAFDDGRVGMAPVGPLVEHLSRQYQTMALTDELTGLGNRRSLLEQRATGRAAAFVVDVNRFKEINDTLGHARGDELLRHVAAALTGACAPARAFRLSGNKFAVLTPDLAAWPGIDPADAGHKLLHAIEGPFPVAGVPITVEASMGIAVSCGTDPADLLTRAETAMYAAKRDRTQVELWHAALAAGNTDLGLDTDLRAAIGNRELVLHYQPLVHAQTRETASVEALVRWSHPRRGLLPPGVFLPQAERSDVIHLLTAAVLDDAVRQAATWHRAGRTVPVAVNLAAPVLASDRVVTTIGALLAETGLPPRALIVEVTESAVMTRPAESADRLRSLSAMGVRVAIDDFGIGYTSLGLLTQLPVDELKLDRSFVARIHQPPDRVIVESVARMANGLGLTLVAEGVEDAHTADTLTELGFDLLQGFHFGRPEPASA, from the coding sequence ATGCGTACCCCGACCCTGGCCGACCTCGCCGTACCGGCGCCGCTCACCGCCCCGGACACGCCGATGGGCGAGGTCGAGGCGGTGCTGCGCGCCGATCCCGGGCTGCTCGGCGTGGTGACCGCCGTCGACGGCGAGTTCTACCTGGTCGACCGGGGTTTCCTGGACTTCGTGCTGGCCGGCCGGCTCGGCTACGGCCGGGCGTTGCTGCACCGCAAGCCGCTGCGCGGCCTGCTGCGCCGCCCGGCGCTGACGCTGCCGGCCGCCACCGGGTGGAGCGAGGCGGCCCGGGCCGCGATGGCGCGGCCGGACGCGTTCACGACGATCCCGGTGATCGTCGCGTTCGACGACGGCCGCGTCGGGATGGCTCCGGTCGGCCCGCTGGTCGAGCACCTGAGCCGGCAGTATCAGACGATGGCGCTCACCGACGAGCTGACCGGCCTGGGCAACCGGCGCAGCCTGCTGGAGCAGCGGGCGACCGGCCGGGCGGCGGCCTTCGTGGTCGACGTCAACCGGTTCAAGGAGATCAACGACACGCTCGGCCACGCCCGCGGCGACGAGCTGCTGCGGCACGTCGCCGCGGCCCTGACCGGCGCCTGCGCGCCGGCTCGCGCGTTCCGGCTCAGCGGCAACAAGTTCGCGGTGCTCACCCCGGACCTGGCGGCCTGGCCCGGGATCGACCCGGCCGACGCCGGGCACAAGCTGCTGCACGCCATCGAGGGGCCGTTCCCGGTGGCCGGCGTCCCGATCACCGTCGAGGCCTCGATGGGCATCGCGGTCTCCTGCGGCACGGATCCGGCGGACCTGCTGACCCGGGCCGAGACCGCGATGTACGCGGCCAAACGCGACCGCACCCAGGTCGAGCTGTGGCACGCCGCGCTGGCGGCCGGGAACACCGACCTCGGCCTGGACACCGACCTGCGGGCCGCGATCGGCAACCGCGAGCTGGTCCTGCACTACCAGCCACTGGTGCACGCGCAGACCCGGGAGACCGCCTCGGTCGAGGCCCTGGTCCGCTGGTCGCACCCGCGGCGGGGGCTGCTCCCGCCCGGCGTGTTCCTGCCTCAGGCCGAGCGCTCGGACGTGATCCACCTGCTCACCGCGGCGGTGCTGGACGACGCCGTACGCCAGGCGGCAACCTGGCACCGGGCGGGCCGGACCGTGCCGGTCGCCGTGAATCTCGCGGCCCCGGTCCTCGCGTCGGACCGGGTGGTGACGACGATCGGCGCCCTGCTCGCCGAGACCGGCCTGCCGCCGCGCGCGCTGATCGTCGAGGTGACCGAGAGCGCGGTGATGACCCGGCCGGCCGAGAGCGCTGATCGCTTGCGGTCACTGAGCGCGATGGGTGTGCGGGTGGCGATCGACGACTTCGGCATCGGGTACACGTCGCTGGGGCTGCTCACCCAGCTGCCGGTGGACGAGCTGAAGCTGGACCGCTCCTTCGTCGCCCGGATCCATCAGCCGCCGGACCGGGTGATCGTCGAGTCGGTCGCGCGGATGGCGAACGGCCTCGGGCTCACCCTGGTCGCCGAGGGCGTCGAGGACGCGCACACCGCCGACACCCTCACCGAGCTCGGCTTCGACCTGCTCCAGGGCTTCCACTTCGGCCGCCCCGAGCCGGCGTCGGCCTGA
- a CDS encoding DEAD/DEAH box helicase: MPNLLPAVEPAVRVLHGFVSRDGSLNLWAEGGPTGPAGGRGVPWHPFAVPAGDLPAGEPRDPAWLLLPSTGAGPLPSPQVGVPPRRGVRRARVWRVPAVGVPFLDADLAAEFEGRVAPSVRWLIELCAFAASLVRRGRVLPAVRLDGPRPAAWWRPVLIGADAARHATLLDRMPPACRAESAPGAETRPARAGDTGAGVAAPAELLAAALERLVDGLVRTRLAETGVTLAGDGWLAALTGEPEFRAPPDELDELIRALDAWFAQAARGAEVRVCFRLSDPREHEPVLPAEVPLPEDAWRLEFLLQAVDEPSVLVPAAEVWRDSFAPLRRWTLHPQERLLAGLGRAARLYPALADGLRAAHPAEMILDVEGAHGFLSHAALLQEAGYGVLLPAWWRRSSGLGLSLQVRSPEPIARIMRDRTTGLRDLVDYRWGLALGGRTLTEDDLADLAKAKVPLVKLRGRWVFLDPERLAAGLAFLRRGGGTMTAGDALRVTRLLPPEDLPLPVTDARGEGWLADLLSGELDERLELIEPPDELRAVLRAYQKRGFSWLAFMDSLGLGAVLADDMGLGKTIQLLTLLLHRRDGPALLVCPLSVLGNWQREAERFAPSLRVRVLHGADRSLSVDDVDLVLTTYATAVLDAGELAGIAWDRVVLDEAQHIKNSAGAAARAVRRFPARNRIALTGTPVENRLAELWSILDFVNPGVLASAHTFRARFAVPIERYADEEAAARLRQATRPFLLRRTKADPGIAGELPAKRHVRHLCGMTTEQVSLYRAVLDDLLERLAERNQARHKGLVLAAMTKLKQVCVHPALLLKDASPLPGRSGKVDRLEEIVDRALGSGESVLVFTQFARFGGMLAPHLAARFGVPTPFLHGGTPRGARDAMVAEFQRAERPGVFVLSLKAGGTGLNLTAANHVVHLDRWWNPATETQASDRVFRIGQRRDVHVHTLVCLGTLEERIDQLLTDKGVLAERVVGSGEGWLTALSTSELRDLFALAPEAIVD; encoded by the coding sequence GTGCCGAACCTGCTGCCTGCTGTCGAGCCCGCCGTCCGGGTCCTGCACGGATTCGTCTCCCGGGACGGCTCGCTCAACCTGTGGGCGGAGGGCGGCCCGACCGGCCCGGCCGGTGGCCGGGGCGTGCCGTGGCACCCGTTCGCCGTCCCGGCCGGCGACCTGCCGGCCGGTGAGCCGCGCGACCCGGCGTGGCTGCTCCTGCCCTCCACCGGCGCCGGGCCGCTGCCGTCGCCGCAGGTCGGCGTCCCGCCCCGGCGCGGCGTGCGGCGCGCCCGGGTCTGGCGGGTGCCGGCCGTCGGCGTGCCGTTCCTCGACGCCGACCTGGCCGCCGAGTTCGAGGGCCGGGTCGCGCCGAGCGTGCGCTGGCTGATCGAGCTGTGCGCGTTCGCCGCGAGCCTGGTCCGCCGGGGCCGGGTGCTGCCCGCCGTGCGGCTCGACGGCCCACGTCCCGCGGCGTGGTGGCGACCGGTTCTGATCGGGGCGGACGCGGCCCGGCACGCCACCCTGCTCGACCGCATGCCACCGGCCTGCCGCGCCGAGTCCGCCCCGGGCGCCGAGACCCGGCCGGCCCGCGCCGGCGACACCGGCGCCGGCGTGGCGGCCCCGGCCGAGCTGCTCGCCGCCGCGCTGGAGCGGCTGGTCGACGGCCTGGTCCGGACCCGTCTGGCGGAGACCGGGGTGACGCTCGCCGGTGACGGCTGGCTAGCCGCGCTGACCGGCGAGCCCGAGTTCCGGGCGCCACCCGACGAGCTGGACGAGCTGATCCGGGCGCTGGACGCGTGGTTCGCCCAGGCCGCGCGGGGCGCCGAGGTGCGGGTCTGCTTCCGGCTCAGCGACCCGCGCGAGCACGAGCCGGTGCTGCCCGCCGAGGTGCCGCTGCCCGAGGACGCCTGGCGGCTGGAGTTCCTGCTCCAGGCGGTCGACGAGCCGAGCGTGCTGGTCCCGGCCGCCGAGGTGTGGCGGGACAGCTTCGCCCCGCTGCGCCGGTGGACGCTGCACCCGCAGGAGCGGCTGCTCGCCGGGCTGGGCCGGGCCGCCCGGCTCTATCCGGCGCTCGCCGACGGCCTGCGCGCGGCACACCCGGCCGAGATGATCCTGGACGTCGAGGGGGCGCACGGGTTCCTCAGCCACGCCGCGCTGCTCCAGGAGGCGGGCTACGGCGTGCTGCTGCCGGCCTGGTGGCGGCGCAGCTCGGGGCTCGGCCTGTCGCTCCAGGTGCGCAGCCCGGAGCCGATCGCCCGGATCATGCGGGACCGCACCACCGGGCTGCGCGACCTGGTCGACTATCGGTGGGGGCTGGCGCTCGGCGGCCGCACGCTCACCGAGGACGACCTGGCCGACTTGGCGAAAGCGAAGGTGCCGCTGGTCAAGCTGCGCGGGCGGTGGGTGTTCCTGGACCCGGAGCGGCTGGCGGCCGGGCTGGCGTTCCTGCGCCGCGGCGGCGGGACGATGACGGCCGGGGACGCGCTGCGGGTGACCCGGCTGCTGCCGCCCGAGGACCTGCCACTGCCGGTGACCGACGCGCGGGGCGAGGGATGGCTGGCCGACCTGCTCAGCGGGGAGCTGGACGAGCGGCTGGAGCTGATCGAGCCGCCGGACGAGCTGCGGGCGGTGCTCCGGGCGTACCAAAAGCGGGGTTTCTCCTGGCTGGCCTTCATGGACTCACTCGGGCTCGGCGCGGTGCTCGCCGACGACATGGGGCTGGGCAAGACGATTCAGCTGCTCACCCTGCTGCTGCACCGGCGGGACGGTCCGGCGCTGCTGGTCTGCCCGCTGTCGGTGCTGGGCAACTGGCAGCGCGAGGCGGAGCGGTTCGCGCCGAGCCTGCGGGTGCGGGTGCTGCACGGCGCCGACCGGTCCCTGTCGGTCGACGACGTCGATCTGGTGCTGACCACCTACGCCACGGCGGTGCTCGACGCCGGCGAGCTGGCCGGGATCGCCTGGGACCGGGTGGTGCTCGACGAGGCGCAGCACATCAAGAACAGCGCGGGCGCGGCGGCCAGGGCGGTGCGGCGGTTCCCCGCTCGCAACCGGATCGCGCTGACCGGCACCCCGGTGGAGAACAGGCTGGCCGAGCTCTGGTCGATCCTGGACTTCGTGAACCCGGGGGTGCTCGCCTCGGCGCACACCTTCCGGGCCCGGTTCGCCGTGCCGATCGAGCGCTACGCCGACGAGGAGGCCGCGGCCCGGCTGCGGCAGGCCACCCGGCCGTTCCTGCTGCGGCGCACCAAGGCCGACCCGGGCATCGCCGGCGAGCTGCCGGCCAAGCGGCACGTCCGGCACCTGTGCGGGATGACCACCGAGCAGGTCAGCCTCTATCGCGCGGTCCTCGACGACCTGCTCGAACGGCTCGCCGAGCGCAACCAGGCCCGGCACAAGGGCCTGGTCCTGGCCGCGATGACCAAGCTGAAACAGGTGTGCGTGCACCCGGCGCTGCTGCTCAAGGACGCGTCCCCGCTGCCCGGCCGATCGGGCAAGGTGGACCGGCTGGAGGAGATCGTCGACCGGGCGCTGGGGTCGGGGGAGAGCGTGCTGGTGTTCACCCAGTTCGCCCGGTTCGGCGGGATGCTGGCGCCGCACCTGGCCGCCCGTTTCGGGGTGCCCACGCCGTTCCTGCACGGCGGCACCCCGCGCGGCGCCCGGGACGCGATGGTCGCCGAGTTCCAGCGGGCCGAGCGGCCGGGCGTGTTCGTGCTGTCGCTCAAGGCCGGCGGCACCGGGCTGAACCTGACCGCCGCCAACCACGTGGTGCACCTGGACCGGTGGTGGAACCCGGCGACCGAGACGCAGGCCAGCGACCGGGTGTTCCGGATCGGGCAGCGCCGCGACGTGCACGTGCACACCCTGGTCTGCCTGGGCACCCTGGAGGAGCGGATCGACCAGCTGCTGACCGACAAGGGCGTGCTCGCCGAGCGGGTGGTCGGCTCCGGCGAGGGCTGGCTGACGGCACTGTCCACGAGCGAGTTGCGCGACCTGTTCGCGCTGGCACCGGAGGCGATCGTTGACTGA